In Schistocerca serialis cubense isolate TAMUIC-IGC-003099 chromosome 3, iqSchSeri2.2, whole genome shotgun sequence, the following proteins share a genomic window:
- the LOC126471478 gene encoding uncharacterized protein LOC126471478, translated as MADKVSETKEETKETTTKDVKEAKETVEDKKEKEVEDSGPKENGAVQKDESEDKTDAEESSEKKESDATSGKRKSESLEASEDAGSEGATPEKKAKVEKKKESSSNGEATA; from the exons ATGGCCGATAAAGTATCAGAAACCAA GGAGGAAACGAAGGAGACTACCACGAAGGATGTGAAAGAGGCGAAAGAAACTGTAGAAGATAAGAAAGAGAAGGAAGTTGAAGACAGTGGACCTAAGGAAAATGGTGCTGTCCAGAAGGATGAATCAGAGGATAAAACTGACGCTGAAGAGAGCTCAGAGAAAAAAG AATCAGATGCCACTAGTGGTAAGAGGAAGTCAGAGTCGCTTGAAGCTTCTGAAGATGCTGGATCTGAAGGAGCAACCCCGGAGAAGAAAGCCAAAGTTGAGAAGAAGAAAGAATCCTCTTCCAATGGAGAGGCTACTGCTTAA